In one Pseudomonas sp. Bout1 genomic region, the following are encoded:
- a CDS encoding glycosyltransferase codes for MKRFGIYLAYAPGLDLRHEGLGRYLAAFLKGAAGRDDVKFTLVCPSWTKKALHELFLSEGVQQDVFEIVSPSSVPMILRCYEEYIARKKKLKKMTLRQRVAKKLFHWKALLVNEIEQRLITVDSYAGVFRLGIEAVALFLVGVLLSPLLILIPIYAVLLKLKIIVRRMLRPVKRVVNRLRTAVGAPKEDAFVLRLYQRLEQVESDRMLNIIKNLPDVKAWYSPTAFWPEFNKIQAPRLMCVPDVVLSDFPIGFSQVGGERFLKVYERVEAAIHGGEHFVTYSKSVKWETLVERYALKPSRISVVYHAPNDLSSNVAIIGLSDAASATKNYCSTLFKRALKKASNYSYSSTFFNGDAKFIFYASQFRPNKNVVSLLKAYTYLLRNDFIHHKLILTGHVSGFAILKDFIRDHHLENDVLCVHGLTVQELAACYSLADLAVNPSLSEGGCPFTFTEALSVDTPVVMARIPVTEEVLVDAELQRLTFFNPYDWKDIADRIQWGIQNREALLTVQKGAYELLSMRNWTDVVNEHIDILDKISSQAISR; via the coding sequence ATGAAAAGATTCGGAATTTACCTGGCCTATGCTCCTGGGCTGGACCTACGGCACGAAGGCCTGGGTCGGTACCTTGCTGCGTTCCTTAAAGGCGCCGCCGGACGAGACGACGTTAAATTTACGTTGGTATGTCCAAGTTGGACGAAAAAAGCACTTCACGAACTGTTTTTGAGTGAAGGTGTTCAGCAAGACGTGTTCGAAATCGTTTCTCCTTCAAGTGTTCCTATGATCTTGCGGTGCTACGAAGAATATATCGCCAGGAAAAAGAAACTGAAGAAAATGACGCTCAGGCAAAGAGTGGCGAAGAAACTGTTTCATTGGAAAGCCCTGCTGGTCAATGAAATTGAGCAGCGTTTGATTACGGTCGATTCCTACGCGGGCGTCTTTCGCCTGGGGATTGAAGCGGTCGCGTTATTTTTAGTGGGCGTGCTCCTCAGCCCTTTGCTGATCCTGATTCCGATTTATGCTGTTTTGTTAAAGTTGAAAATTATTGTGCGCCGTATGTTACGACCGGTGAAGCGAGTGGTTAACCGCTTGCGGACGGCCGTGGGGGCTCCCAAGGAGGATGCCTTTGTACTTCGGTTATATCAGCGGCTGGAGCAGGTTGAGTCCGACCGCATGTTGAACATTATTAAGAATTTGCCGGACGTGAAAGCCTGGTATAGCCCCACGGCGTTCTGGCCGGAGTTTAATAAAATCCAGGCGCCACGCTTGATGTGTGTGCCCGATGTGGTTCTTTCAGACTTTCCTATTGGCTTCTCTCAAGTGGGTGGGGAGCGGTTCCTTAAAGTCTATGAACGGGTCGAGGCTGCCATCCACGGCGGGGAACACTTTGTGACGTACAGTAAAAGTGTTAAGTGGGAAACGCTGGTAGAGAGATACGCGCTGAAGCCCTCTCGTATTTCAGTGGTCTATCATGCGCCGAATGACCTGAGCAGTAATGTCGCTATTATTGGCTTGTCGGACGCGGCGTCAGCCACGAAAAACTACTGTTCTACCCTGTTCAAGAGAGCGTTGAAGAAAGCATCAAACTATTCGTATTCATCGACGTTTTTCAACGGCGACGCAAAATTCATATTCTATGCCAGCCAGTTTCGGCCAAATAAAAATGTTGTTTCTTTGCTGAAGGCGTATACCTACCTGTTACGCAATGACTTTATTCATCACAAGTTAATCTTGACCGGGCATGTAAGCGGCTTTGCGATCTTGAAGGATTTTATCCGTGATCATCATCTGGAGAATGATGTTCTTTGTGTGCACGGGTTGACCGTCCAGGAATTGGCAGCCTGTTACTCGCTGGCGGATCTCGCGGTTAACCCGAGCTTGAGTGAAGGAGGGTGCCCCTTCACGTTTACTGAGGCATTGTCCGTTGACACGCCAGTGGTGATGGCGAGGATACCCGTCACGGAAGAAGTCTTGGTGGACGCTGAGTTGCAGCGGCTGACTTTTTTCAATCCGTATGATTGGAAAGATATTGCCGATCGGATTCAGTGGGGGATACAAAATCGTGAGGCGTTACTGACTGTTCAGAAAGGCGCCTATGAGTTGCTTTCCATGCGCAATTGGACAGATGTTGTAAACGAGCACATTGATATATTGGATAAAATTTCGAGCCAAGCCATTTCTCGATAG
- a CDS encoding acetyltransferase yields MTSPSGLLILGFGGHARAVADVALMSGIKELRFIDVNARPNETFGPFPVLPSWDEAPSAGWSVMPASGDGLGREAQCDWATKRGWALATLISPTATVGFGATVGPGTFIGHHAHVGPMASVGTGCIVNTGAIVEHECLIGDFTHISINAAVAGRCHIGRLCFIGAGSTVIDGIRVNDGITLGGGACAHRDLDEAGIYVGVPARKMTGKSPV; encoded by the coding sequence ATGACGTCTCCTTCTGGTTTACTGATTCTTGGCTTCGGTGGTCACGCCCGTGCTGTGGCCGACGTCGCATTGATGTCGGGTATCAAGGAACTGCGCTTTATCGACGTTAATGCACGCCCGAATGAAACGTTCGGGCCGTTTCCAGTTTTGCCCAGTTGGGATGAAGCACCCTCGGCTGGCTGGTCTGTCATGCCCGCTTCAGGAGATGGTCTCGGCCGGGAAGCACAGTGTGATTGGGCGACGAAGCGCGGCTGGGCCCTGGCTACGCTTATTTCGCCAACGGCTACGGTAGGTTTTGGTGCGACGGTGGGGCCTGGAACCTTTATCGGGCATCACGCTCATGTCGGGCCCATGGCCTCGGTAGGGACGGGGTGCATTGTAAATACCGGTGCGATTGTCGAGCACGAGTGCCTGATAGGCGATTTTACGCATATCTCTATCAATGCGGCTGTCGCAGGAAGATGCCATATCGGACGGCTTTGTTTTATCGGTGCAGGTTCCACTGTCATAGATGGCATCAGGGTTAACGACGGTATAACGTTGGGCGGCGGTGCATGTGCACACCGTGATCTGGACGAGGCCGGCATTTATGTCGGCGTGCCGGCGAGGAAAATGACAGGGAAATCGCCAGTTTGA
- a CDS encoding glycosyltransferase family 4 protein: MKVLHFFKTYHPQTMGGIEQVIFQLAEGGRKLGVDAQVLSLSADGNTRNVKVGEHLAHTSKLDLHIASTGFSLSAFRDFSALAREVDIIHYHFPWPFMDLVHFASRVRKPTVVSYHSDIVKQKMLLKFYQPLMYSFLNSVDRIVASSPKYVESSPILKKFQDKLTVIPLGLDRNTYPHVLPEKLSYWRRMFGGRFFLFIGALRYYKGLEYLLDAACTARFPIVILGQGPMEVELKAKAKKLGLSHVYFLGGLGDDDKTALLMLCYAMVFPSHLRSEAFGISLLEAAMFGKPLISCEIGTGTTYINIAGETGLVIPPSDVDALANAMVTLWEHPELASEMGARAALRFEQVFAADRMVESYADVYRSLLR, from the coding sequence TTGAAAGTCCTTCATTTCTTTAAAACCTATCATCCGCAAACGATGGGCGGGATTGAGCAAGTCATCTTCCAGCTGGCAGAAGGCGGCCGGAAGCTGGGGGTTGACGCGCAAGTATTATCCCTGAGTGCTGACGGCAATACACGTAACGTCAAGGTGGGTGAACACCTGGCCCACACCTCGAAACTCGACTTGCACATCGCCTCCACGGGGTTTTCGTTATCAGCTTTCAGGGACTTTTCGGCGCTGGCCAGGGAAGTTGACATTATTCACTATCACTTCCCATGGCCATTCATGGATCTGGTTCATTTTGCATCGCGTGTGCGTAAGCCAACGGTCGTCAGCTATCATTCGGACATCGTTAAGCAAAAGATGCTGCTGAAGTTTTATCAGCCGCTGATGTACAGTTTTTTGAACAGTGTCGATCGCATAGTTGCGTCGTCGCCGAAGTATGTAGAGAGCAGTCCGATACTGAAGAAATTTCAGGATAAGTTGACAGTCATACCGCTCGGTTTGGACAGGAATACTTACCCTCACGTATTACCCGAGAAGTTAAGTTATTGGCGGAGGATGTTTGGAGGGCGATTTTTTCTGTTTATTGGAGCCCTGCGCTACTATAAAGGATTGGAATACTTACTTGACGCGGCGTGTACGGCTCGGTTTCCAATCGTCATTCTGGGACAGGGGCCGATGGAGGTTGAGCTGAAGGCCAAGGCCAAGAAGTTGGGGCTTTCACATGTCTATTTTCTTGGCGGCTTGGGCGACGATGACAAGACGGCGCTATTGATGCTGTGTTATGCGATGGTGTTTCCTTCTCATCTTCGTTCTGAAGCGTTTGGTATTTCACTTCTTGAAGCCGCGATGTTCGGTAAACCGCTTATTTCGTGTGAGATCGGAACGGGTACAACGTACATCAATATTGCCGGGGAAACCGGGCTGGTCATCCCGCCCTCTGACGTAGATGCATTGGCGAACGCGATGGTGACGCTGTGGGAGCATCCAGAATTGGCCAGTGAGATGGGCGCGCGGGCGGCACTGCGGTTTGAGCAGGTATTTGCGGCGGATCGAATGGTTGAAAGTTATGCAGACGTCTACCGTTCGTTGTTGCGGTGA
- a CDS encoding CPBP family intramembrane glutamic endopeptidase, with the protein MLALPWLYLALLSIGYVLALSYGQLGLMAALSVGMLLLAGFAVRQQRNPWVRYLGHGLFIVLALGLAMHWLPGFYNGRGIAPQRLTDDAVPFSMYLNQDKPLIGFWLLLACPWIVARRSLRLSIYATALALTLTAIAALGGAALLGIISWAPKWPEQAWLWVLNNLLLVTLVEEALFRGYVQGGLSRRFRQLPYGENLALMLAALLFGLVHLGAGWQWTLLATIAGLGYGLAYRFGGLGAAIVTHFGLNLLHFGLFTYPMLA; encoded by the coding sequence ATGCTCGCGTTGCCATGGCTGTACCTGGCGCTTCTTTCCATCGGCTATGTACTTGCCTTGAGCTACGGGCAATTGGGATTGATGGCGGCGCTGTCCGTCGGCATGCTGCTGTTGGCCGGGTTTGCCGTGCGCCAGCAGCGAAACCCTTGGGTGCGTTATCTGGGACACGGGTTGTTTATCGTACTGGCGCTGGGGTTGGCGATGCATTGGCTGCCGGGGTTCTACAACGGACGCGGGATCGCCCCGCAGCGTCTTACAGACGATGCCGTGCCGTTCTCGATGTATTTGAACCAGGATAAGCCGCTGATCGGCTTCTGGTTGCTGCTGGCCTGCCCGTGGATCGTTGCCCGCCGCTCGCTGCGCCTGTCGATCTATGCCACCGCCCTGGCATTGACCCTGACAGCAATTGCCGCACTCGGCGGCGCTGCATTGCTGGGCATCATCAGTTGGGCGCCGAAGTGGCCGGAACAGGCGTGGTTGTGGGTGTTGAATAATTTGCTGCTGGTAACACTGGTGGAGGAAGCGTTGTTTCGCGGGTATGTGCAAGGGGGGTTGAGTCGGCGGTTCAGGCAGTTGCCGTACGGGGAAAATTTGGCGCTGATGTTGGCAGCGCTGTTGTTTGGGCTGGTGCACCTGGGGGCAGGTTGGCAGTGGACACTGCTGGCGACCATCGCTGGCCTCGGCTACGGCCTGGCGTATCGCTTTGGCGGGCTGGGTGCGGCGATTGTTACGCACTTTGGCTTGAACCTGCTGCATTTCGGGCTGTTTACGTACCCAATGCTGGCTTGA
- the acnA gene encoding aconitate hydratase AcnA: MSSLDSLRTLKTLQIDDKTYHYFSLPEAAKSLGDLDKLPMSLKVLLENLLRWEDEKTVTGADLKAIAAWLKERRSDREIQYRPARVLMQDFTGVPAVVDLAAMRAAVAKAGGDPQRINPLSPVDLVIDHSVMVDKFATTGAFQENVDIEMQRNGERYAFLRWGQSAFDNFSVVPPGTGICHQVNLEYLGRTVWTKDEDGRTYAFPDTLVGTDSHTTMINGLGVLGWGVGGIEAEAAMLGQPVSMLIPEVIGFKLTGKLKEGITATDLVLTVTQMLRKKGVVGKFVEFYGDGLAELPLADRATIANMAPEYGATCGFFPVDEVTLDYLRLSGRPTETVKLVEAYTKAQGLWRNAGQEPIFTDSLALDMGSVEASLAGPKRPQDRVSLPNVGQAFSDFLDLQFKPTNKEEGRLESEGGGGVAVGNADLIGEADYDFEGQTYRLKNGAVVIAAITSCTNTSNPSVMMAAGLVAKKAVEKGLKSKPWVKTSLAPGSKVVTDYYKAAGLTQYLDALGFALVGYGCTTCIGNSGPLPEPIEKAIQKADLSVASVLSGNRNFEGRVHPLVKTNWLASPPLVVAYALAGTVRMDISSEPLGTGADGKPVYLRDIWPSSKEIADAVAQVSTGMFHKEYAEVFAGDEQWQAIEVPQAATYVWQKDSTYIQHPPFFDDIGGPLPVIEDVKGANVLALLGDSVTTDHISPAGNIKTDSPAGKYLREQGVEPRDFNSYGSRRGNHEVMMRGTFANIRIRNEMLGGEEGGNTIYIPTGEKMPIYDAAMKYQASGTPLVVIAGQEYGTGSSRDWAAKGTNLLGVKAVIAESFERIHRSNLVGMGVLPLQFKLDQNRKALKLTGKEKVDILGLTQAEIEPRMNLTLVITREDGSSEKVEVLCRIDTLNEVEYFKAGGILHYVLRQLIAS; this comes from the coding sequence ATGTCATCCCTTGATAGCCTGAGAACCCTTAAAACCTTACAGATCGACGACAAGACCTATCACTACTTCAGCCTGCCCGAAGCCGCCAAGAGCCTGGGTGACCTGGACAAGCTGCCAATGTCGCTCAAGGTGCTGCTGGAAAACCTGCTGCGTTGGGAAGACGAAAAGACCGTTACCGGCGCCGACCTCAAGGCCATTGCTGCCTGGCTCAAGGAGCGCCGCTCCGACCGCGAGATCCAGTACCGCCCCGCTCGTGTGCTGATGCAAGACTTTACCGGCGTGCCCGCCGTGGTTGACCTGGCCGCCATGCGCGCCGCCGTGGCCAAGGCCGGCGGTGACCCGCAGCGCATCAACCCGCTCTCACCGGTGGACCTTGTGATCGACCACTCGGTGATGGTCGACAAGTTCGCCACCACCGGCGCCTTCCAGGAAAACGTCGACATCGAAATGCAGCGCAACGGCGAACGCTACGCCTTCCTGCGCTGGGGCCAGAGCGCCTTCGACAACTTCAGCGTGGTACCACCGGGCACCGGCATCTGCCACCAGGTCAACCTGGAATACCTCGGCCGCACCGTGTGGACCAAAGATGAAGACGGCCGCACCTACGCCTTCCCCGACACGCTTGTAGGCACCGACTCCCACACCACCATGATCAACGGCCTCGGCGTACTGGGCTGGGGCGTGGGCGGGATCGAAGCGGAAGCCGCGATGCTCGGCCAGCCAGTGTCGATGCTGATCCCGGAAGTGATCGGCTTCAAGCTCACCGGCAAACTGAAAGAAGGCATTACCGCCACCGACCTGGTGCTGACTGTCACGCAAATGCTGCGTAAAAAGGGTGTGGTCGGCAAATTCGTCGAATTCTATGGGGACGGCCTGGCCGAGTTGCCGCTGGCAGACCGCGCCACCATCGCCAACATGGCTCCGGAATACGGCGCCACCTGCGGCTTCTTCCCAGTGGACGAAGTGACTTTGGACTACCTGCGCCTGTCGGGCCGTCCTACGGAAACCGTCAAACTGGTAGAGGCTTACACCAAGGCCCAGGGCCTGTGGCGCAATGCCGGGCAGGAACCCATCTTCACTGACAGCCTGGCGCTGGACATGGGCAGCGTCGAAGCCAGCCTGGCCGGGCCGAAACGCCCGCAAGACCGTGTCTCGCTGCCGAACGTTGGCCAAGCCTTCAGCGACTTCCTCGACCTGCAATTCAAACCGACCAACAAGGAAGAAGGCCGCCTGGAAAGCGAAGGCGGCGGCGGTGTGGCAGTAGGTAATGCTGACCTGATCGGTGAAGCCGACTACGACTTCGAAGGCCAGACCTATCGCCTGAAAAACGGCGCCGTGGTGATAGCGGCGATTACCTCCTGCACCAACACCTCCAACCCGAGCGTGATGATGGCGGCGGGCCTGGTGGCGAAAAAGGCGGTAGAGAAAGGACTGAAGAGCAAGCCGTGGGTGAAAACCTCCCTGGCGCCTGGCTCCAAGGTGGTCACCGACTATTACAAAGCCGCGGGCTTGACCCAATACCTCGACGCGCTGGGTTTCGCACTGGTGGGTTATGGCTGCACCACCTGTATCGGCAACTCCGGGCCGCTGCCCGAGCCGATCGAAAAAGCCATCCAGAAAGCCGACCTGTCTGTAGCCTCGGTGCTCTCGGGCAACCGTAACTTCGAAGGCCGGGTGCACCCACTGGTGAAAACCAACTGGCTGGCCTCCCCGCCACTCGTTGTGGCCTATGCACTGGCCGGCACCGTACGCATGGACATCAGCAGCGAACCACTGGGCACCGGCGCCGACGGAAAACCGGTGTACCTGCGGGACATCTGGCCCAGCAGCAAGGAAATTGCCGACGCCGTCGCGCAAGTCAGCACCGGGATGTTCCACAAGGAATACGCCGAAGTGTTTGCCGGCGACGAACAATGGCAAGCCATCGAAGTGCCGCAGGCCGCAACCTACGTGTGGCAGAAGGATTCCACCTACATCCAGCATCCGCCGTTCTTTGACGACATCGGCGGGCCATTGCCGGTGATCGAGGACGTCAAGGGCGCCAACGTGCTGGCCCTGCTGGGGGATTCGGTAACCACCGACCACATCTCCCCCGCCGGCAACATCAAGACCGACAGCCCGGCCGGCAAATACCTGCGCGAGCAAGGCGTCGAACCACGGGACTTCAACTCCTACGGCTCACGTCGCGGCAACCACGAAGTGATGATGCGCGGCACCTTCGCCAACATCCGCATCCGCAACGAAATGCTCGGCGGTGAAGAAGGCGGCAACACGATCTACATTCCCACCGGCGAGAAAATGCCGATCTACGATGCCGCCATGAAATACCAGGCCTCGGGCACCCCGTTGGTGGTGATTGCCGGCCAGGAATACGGCACCGGCTCAAGCCGCGACTGGGCCGCCAAAGGCACCAACTTGCTGGGAGTGAAGGCGGTGATCGCCGAGAGCTTTGAGCGGATCCACCGCTCCAACCTGGTGGGCATGGGCGTGCTGCCACTGCAGTTCAAGCTGGACCAGAACCGCAAGGCGTTGAAGCTGACCGGCAAGGAGAAGGTCGACATCCTCGGCCTGACCCAGGCCGAGATCGAGCCACGCATGAACCTGACCCTGGTAATCACTCGTGAAGATGGCAGCAGCGAGAAGGTTGAAGTGCTGTGCCGCATCGATACCCTCAATGAAGTCGAGTACTTCAAGGCGGGCGGGATCCTGCACTACGTGCTGCGACAGTTGATTGCCTCGTAA
- the rlmM gene encoding 23S rRNA (cytidine(2498)-2'-O)-methyltransferase RlmM encodes MNTLFMHCRPGFEGEVCSEIAEHAARLNVSGYAKAKTGSACAEFVCTEEDGAQRLMRGQRFAELIFPRQWARGVFIDLPETDRISVILAHLRDFPVCGSLWLEMVDTNDGKELSNFCKKFEVHLRKALMAAGKLVEDATKPRLLLTFKSGREVFMGLAESNNSAMWPMGIPRLKFPRDAPSRSTLKLEEAWHHFIPRDQWDERLHSDMTGVDLGAAPGGWTWQLVNRGMLVTAIDNGPMAESLMDTGLVQHLMADGFIYTPKQPVDWMVCDIVEKPARNAALLETWIGEGHCREAVVNLKLPMKQRYAEVKRLLERIAEGFKERGIRVEIGCKQLYHDREEVTCHLRRLDVKKPKAR; translated from the coding sequence ATGAACACCCTTTTTATGCACTGCCGCCCGGGTTTTGAAGGCGAAGTCTGTTCCGAGATCGCGGAACACGCCGCACGCCTGAACGTTTCGGGCTATGCCAAGGCCAAGACCGGCAGCGCCTGCGCCGAATTCGTGTGCACCGAAGAAGACGGCGCCCAGCGCCTGATGCGCGGCCAACGCTTTGCCGAGCTGATCTTCCCAAGGCAGTGGGCGCGTGGGGTATTCATCGATTTGCCGGAAACCGACCGAATCAGCGTGATCCTGGCGCACCTGCGCGATTTCCCGGTGTGCGGCAGCCTGTGGCTGGAAATGGTCGACACCAACGATGGCAAAGAACTGTCGAACTTCTGCAAGAAATTCGAAGTGCACCTGCGCAAGGCGCTGATGGCTGCCGGCAAGCTGGTGGAAGACGCTACCAAACCGCGCCTGTTGCTGACCTTCAAGAGTGGCCGCGAAGTGTTCATGGGCCTGGCCGAGTCGAACAACTCGGCGATGTGGCCGATGGGCATTCCGCGCCTTAAATTCCCGCGTGACGCGCCAAGCCGCTCGACCTTGAAACTGGAAGAGGCCTGGCACCACTTTATCCCTCGTGACCAGTGGGACGAGCGCCTGCACAGTGACATGACCGGCGTCGACCTCGGCGCGGCGCCCGGCGGCTGGACCTGGCAGTTGGTCAACCGTGGCATGCTGGTGACCGCCATCGACAACGGCCCGATGGCCGAAAGCCTGATGGACACCGGCCTGGTGCAGCACCTGATGGCCGACGGTTTCATCTACACCCCCAAGCAGCCGGTAGACTGGATGGTGTGCGACATCGTCGAGAAACCGGCGCGCAACGCAGCCCTGCTGGAAACCTGGATTGGCGAGGGACATTGCCGTGAGGCGGTGGTCAACCTGAAACTGCCGATGAAGCAGCGTTATGCCGAAGTGAAGCGCTTGCTCGAACGCATCGCGGAAGGCTTCAAGGAGCGAGGCATCCGGGTAGAGATCGGCTGCAAACAGCTGTACCACGACCGTGAAGAAGTGACCTGCCATTTGCGCCGGTTGGATGTTAAGAAGCCAAAGGCCCGGTAA
- the tusA gene encoding sulfurtransferase TusA produces the protein MSLTPDLPVDAVLDATGLNCPEPVMMLHQHIRDLAPGGLLKVIATDPSTRRDIPKFCVFLDHELVDQQEQAGTYLYWIRKKTA, from the coding sequence ATGAGCCTGACCCCTGATTTACCCGTCGATGCTGTCCTCGACGCCACCGGCCTCAACTGCCCGGAACCGGTGATGATGCTGCACCAGCACATCCGTGACCTGGCGCCCGGTGGCTTGCTCAAGGTGATTGCGACGGATCCGTCGACCCGTCGCGATATCCCCAAGTTCTGCGTGTTCCTTGACCATGAACTGGTCGACCAGCAGGAACAGGCAGGCACTTACCTGTACTGGATCCGCAAGAAGACGGCTTAA
- a CDS encoding MATE family efflux transporter — protein MNTAATTTALSRPARVSLEVRNLLTLALPIMIGQLATTAMGFVDAVMAGRVSSRDLAAVALGNSIWIPVYLLMTGTLLATTPKVAQRFGAGTHGEIGPLVRQSMWLALVVGITAQLLLISAEPILHLMNVDPELIKPCMGYLHGIASGMPAIALYYVLRCFSDGLGRTRPSMVMGLCGLALNIPLNYVFIYGHFGVPAMGGIGCGWATSIVMWVMMLGLAAWTRWAPVYQSSELFKRFDWPQWSVIKRVLGIGLPIGIAVFAESSIFAVIALLIGSLGATVVAGHQIALNFSSLVFMIPYSLSMAVTVRVGQALGRGEPREARFAAGVGMGTALVYACLSCSLMLLFREHIATLYTSDPLVIQVAAMLIVFAALFQFSDAIQVTAAGALRGYQDTRVTMVLTLFAYWGVGLPVGYALGLTDWLGQARGPSGLWQGLIVGLSCAAAMLVIRLVRSARKRNRRA, from the coding sequence GTGAACACTGCCGCAACCACCACCGCCCTCTCCCGCCCCGCCCGCGTCAGCCTTGAGGTACGCAACCTGCTGACCCTTGCGCTGCCGATCATGATCGGGCAACTGGCGACTACCGCCATGGGTTTTGTCGATGCGGTGATGGCCGGGCGTGTCAGCTCCCGGGACCTGGCGGCGGTGGCCCTGGGCAACTCCATCTGGATCCCGGTGTACCTGCTGATGACCGGCACCCTGCTGGCCACCACGCCAAAGGTCGCCCAGCGCTTTGGCGCCGGCACCCACGGCGAAATCGGCCCGCTGGTGCGCCAGTCGATGTGGCTGGCGCTGGTGGTGGGGATTACCGCGCAGCTGTTGCTGATCAGCGCCGAACCGATCCTGCACCTGATGAACGTCGATCCCGAGCTGATCAAGCCGTGCATGGGCTACCTGCACGGCATCGCCTCGGGTATGCCGGCGATCGCGCTGTATTACGTGCTGCGCTGCTTCAGCGACGGCCTGGGCCGCACACGGCCAAGCATGGTCATGGGCCTGTGCGGGCTGGCGCTGAATATTCCGCTGAACTATGTGTTCATCTACGGCCACTTCGGCGTGCCGGCCATGGGCGGCATCGGTTGTGGCTGGGCCACGTCGATCGTGATGTGGGTGATGATGCTCGGCCTGGCTGCCTGGACCCGCTGGGCGCCGGTGTATCAGAGCAGCGAGCTGTTCAAGCGCTTCGACTGGCCGCAGTGGTCGGTGATCAAGCGCGTATTGGGCATTGGTTTGCCGATCGGGATTGCGGTGTTTGCCGAATCGAGCATCTTCGCGGTAATCGCGCTGCTGATCGGCAGCCTCGGCGCCACGGTGGTGGCCGGGCACCAGATTGCGCTGAACTTCAGCTCGCTGGTGTTCATGATCCCCTACTCCCTGAGCATGGCCGTGACCGTGCGCGTCGGCCAGGCCCTGGGCCGTGGCGAACCGCGTGAAGCGCGCTTCGCCGCCGGTGTGGGGATGGGCACCGCGCTGGTTTACGCCTGCCTGTCCTGCAGCCTGATGCTGCTGTTTCGCGAACACATCGCCACCCTCTACACCTCAGACCCACTGGTGATCCAGGTGGCGGCGATGCTGATTGTGTTTGCGGCGCTGTTTCAGTTCTCGGACGCGATCCAGGTCACGGCTGCCGGCGCGTTGCGCGGTTACCAGGACACACGGGTGACCATGGTGCTGACGCTGTTTGCGTATTGGGGCGTGGGCTTGCCGGTGGGCTATGCACTGGGGCTGACCGACTGGCTGGGCCAGGCCCGCGGCCCGAGCGGGTTGTGGCAGGGGTTGATCGTGGGCCTGAGCTGTGCGGCAGCGATGCTGGTGATCCGCCTGGTGCGCAGTGCACGCAAGCGGAATCGCCGGGCTTAA
- the pdxB gene encoding 4-phosphoerythronate dehydrogenase PdxB, which yields MLIVADENIPLLDAFFEGFGEIRRVPGRSIDRATLEQADVLLVRSVTNVNRALLEGTPVRFVGTCTIGTDHLDLDYFQRAGIQWSSAPGCNARGVVDYVLGSLLTLAEIEGADLAQRTYGVVGAGEVGGRLVKVLKALGWNVLVCDPPRQIAEDGDYVSLEQIVEQCDVISLHTPLNKSGNGSTWHLFDRERLNQLKASAWLINASRGPVVDNAALRDVLLEREDLQAVLDVWEGEPQVDVDLADLCVLATPHIAGYSLDGKQRGTAQIYQAFCRHLGQDPTVQLSDLLPAPWLAEVSLNANTDPAWALATLCRSVYDPRRDDADFRRSLVGTVDEQRKAFDLLRKHYPQRREIDGLKVRINGESAALSSIVAALGAQAI from the coding sequence ATGCTGATTGTTGCCGACGAAAATATCCCGCTGCTCGATGCATTCTTCGAAGGATTTGGCGAGATTCGCCGGGTTCCGGGCCGCTCCATCGACCGCGCGACCCTCGAGCAGGCCGATGTGCTGCTGGTGCGTTCGGTGACCAACGTCAACCGGGCCTTGCTCGAAGGCACGCCAGTCCGGTTTGTCGGTACCTGCACCATCGGCACCGACCACCTCGACCTCGATTACTTCCAGCGCGCCGGCATCCAGTGGTCCAGTGCCCCCGGCTGCAATGCCCGCGGCGTGGTCGACTATGTACTGGGCAGCCTGCTGACCCTGGCCGAGATCGAAGGCGCCGACCTGGCCCAGCGCACCTACGGCGTGGTGGGCGCCGGTGAAGTCGGCGGGCGACTGGTCAAGGTGCTCAAGGCTTTGGGCTGGAATGTGCTGGTGTGCGACCCGCCCCGGCAGATCGCCGAGGACGGCGATTACGTCAGCCTGGAGCAGATCGTCGAGCAGTGCGATGTGATCAGCCTGCACACGCCGTTGAACAAATCCGGTAACGGCTCGACCTGGCACTTGTTTGACCGTGAGCGCCTCAACCAGCTCAAGGCCAGCGCCTGGCTGATCAACGCCAGCCGTGGCCCGGTGGTGGACAACGCCGCCCTCAGGGACGTGCTGCTGGAACGCGAAGACCTGCAGGCCGTGCTGGATGTGTGGGAAGGCGAGCCTCAGGTGGACGTCGACCTGGCCGACTTGTGTGTACTGGCCACACCGCATATCGCCGGCTACAGCCTGGACGGCAAGCAACGCGGCACGGCGCAGATCTATCAAGCGTTTTGCCGGCATCTTGGTCAGGACCCGACTGTTCAGTTGAGCGACCTGCTCCCGGCACCCTGGCTTGCCGAAGTCAGCCTCAATGCCAATACCGATCCGGCCTGGGCCTTGGCGACCCTGTGCCGCAGCGTGTACGACCCGCGCCGGGATGATGCGGATTTTCGCCGCAGCCTGGTAGGAACTGTGGATGAGCAGCGCAAGGCATTCGACCTGCTGCGCAAACACTACCCGCAGCGGCGTGAGATCGATGGCTTGAAGGTGCGGATCAACGGTGAGTCTGCCGCGCTGTCGAGCATCGTCGCGGCCTTGGGCGCACAAGCAATCTGA